Proteins from a genomic interval of Pan paniscus chromosome Y, NHGRI_mPanPan1-v2.0_pri, whole genome shotgun sequence:
- the LOC129395755 gene encoding testis-specific Y-encoded protein 3-like — MEAVQEGAAGVESEQAALGEEAVLLLDDIMAEVEVVAEEEGLVERQEEAQRAQPGPGPMTPESALEELLAVQVELEPVNAQARKAFSRQREKMERRRKPHLDRRGAVIQSVPGFWANVIANHPQMSALITDEDEDMLSYMVSLEVEEEKHPVHLCKIMLFFRSNPYFQNEVITKEYLVNITEYRASRSTPIEWYPYYEVEAYRRRHHSSSLNFFNWFSDHNFAGSNKIAEILCKDLWRNPLQYYKRMKPPEEGTETSGDSQLLS, encoded by the exons ATGGAGGCTGTACAGGAGGGGGCGGCCGGGGTGGAGAGTGAGCAGGCGGCTTTGGGGGAGGAGGCGGTGCTGCTGTTGGATGACATAAtggcggaggtggaggtggtggcggaGGAGGAGGGCCTCGTGGAGCGGCAGGAGGAGGCCCagcgggcacagcctggccctgggcccatgaccccagagtctgcactggaggagctgctggccgTTCAGGTGGAGCTGGAGCCGGTTAATGCCCAAGCCAGGAAGGCCTTTTCTCGGCAGCGGGAAAAGATGGAGCGGAGGCGCAAGCCCCACCTAGACCGCAGAGGCGCCGTCATCCAGAGCGTCCCTGGCTTCTGGGCCAATGTT ATTGCAAACCACCCCCAGATGTCAGCCCTGATCACTGACGAAGATGAAGACATGCTGAGCTACATGGTCAGCCTGGAG GTGGAAGAAGAGAAGCATCCTGTTCATCTCTGCAAGATCATGTTGTTCTTTCGGAGTAACCCCTACTTCCAGAATGAAGTGATTACCAAGGAATATCTGGTGAACATCACAG AATACAGGGCTTCTCGTTCCACTCCAATTGAGTGGTATCCGTATTATGAAGTGGAGGCCTATCGCCGCAGACACCACAGCAGCAGCCTTAACTTCTTCAActggttctctgaccacaacttcGCAGGATCTAACAAGATTGCTGAG ATCCTATGTAAGGACCTGTGGCGCAATCCCCTGCAATACTACAAGAGGATGAAGCCACCTGAAGAGGGAACAGAGACGTCAG GGGACTCCCAGTTGTTGAGTTGA